A genomic region of Salvelinus alpinus chromosome 12, SLU_Salpinus.1, whole genome shotgun sequence contains the following coding sequences:
- the LOC139536280 gene encoding tripartite motif-containing protein 72-like isoform X2 — MEHSEWSWRAGLTKHQSSCSVCEQGLRDHVSLNCGHRVCRQCIGSYRDQPAPSGDPGCPQCGKRSRTHSEPNLLQQHGIKHQEKDQHVEEHRVASIPTSIRAQDGSTIIAPFIYNSTVRDIIITVPKTEAPHSCSTQQGELSISSLRLPQAYHTTWYLTAQKTTPQIYAFPPDLIHST, encoded by the exons tgagTGGAGCTGGAGGGCAGGTCTGACCAAGCATCAGTCCAGCTGTTCAGTGTGTGAGCAAGGGCTGAGAGACCACGTCTCTTTAAACTGTGGACACAGAGTGTGCAGACAGTGCATCGGCAGCTACAGGGACCAGCCTGCTCCATCAGGAGACCCTGGCTGcccccagtgtggaaagagatcCAGAACACATTCTGAACCGAACCTACTACAACAACATGGTATTAAACACCAAGAAA AAGACCAGCATGTTGAGGAGCATAGAGTAGCTTCTATCCCAACCTCCATTAGAGCTCAGGATGGAAGCACTATCATCGCCCCATTCATCTACAACTCTACTGTAAGAGACATCATCATCACTGTGCCAAAAACAG AAGCCCCACATAGCTGTTCCACACAACAAGG TGAGTTGAGCATCAGTTCATTACGCCTGCCCCAGGCGTATCATACAACCTGGTATTTGACAGCACAAAAAACAACACCACAGATTTATGCATTTCCCCCAGATCTAATTCATTCAACTTag
- the LOC139536280 gene encoding tripartite motif-containing protein 72-like isoform X1 gives MEHSSEWSWRAGLTKHQSSCSVCEQGLRDHVSLNCGHRVCRQCIGSYRDQPAPSGDPGCPQCGKRSRTHSEPNLLQQHGIKHQEKDQHVEEHRVASIPTSIRAQDGSTIIAPFIYNSTVRDIIITVPKTEAPHSCSTQQGELSISSLRLPQAYHTTWYLTAQKTTPQIYAFPPDLIHST, from the exons cagtgagTGGAGCTGGAGGGCAGGTCTGACCAAGCATCAGTCCAGCTGTTCAGTGTGTGAGCAAGGGCTGAGAGACCACGTCTCTTTAAACTGTGGACACAGAGTGTGCAGACAGTGCATCGGCAGCTACAGGGACCAGCCTGCTCCATCAGGAGACCCTGGCTGcccccagtgtggaaagagatcCAGAACACATTCTGAACCGAACCTACTACAACAACATGGTATTAAACACCAAGAAA AAGACCAGCATGTTGAGGAGCATAGAGTAGCTTCTATCCCAACCTCCATTAGAGCTCAGGATGGAAGCACTATCATCGCCCCATTCATCTACAACTCTACTGTAAGAGACATCATCATCACTGTGCCAAAAACAG AAGCCCCACATAGCTGTTCCACACAACAAGG TGAGTTGAGCATCAGTTCATTACGCCTGCCCCAGGCGTATCATACAACCTGGTATTTGACAGCACAAAAAACAACACCACAGATTTATGCATTTCCCCCAGATCTAATTCATTCAACTTag